A genomic window from Caldicellulosiruptor kronotskyensis 2002 includes:
- a CDS encoding ABC transporter substrate-binding protein, with protein MNLKKFFVVMLVVTFVLTSVIGIVTGFGASSSKLPYVKLTWYVIGTPQKDWDLINQKVNEYIKPKLNAEIKMTMFDWGEYNDKLQTKIAAGEPFDICFTAIWTNNYRTNVAKGAFLPLNKPGKDLLSKYAPKTKKLLGDDFIKGASINGILYAIPANKEKAHNWGFIVRMDLVKKYKLEDMFKKVKKLEDLEPYLKVIKQKEPGVYPLGAYAGESPRFLLDWDKVVDDDVPVSLYPNNKSTKIVNELEQPNTKALFKTVRKYYLAGYIRKDAASVTDWMSDLKAGKVFVMPQSLKPGKDAEMSISTGYEWKQIDITPPVMSTRECIGSMQAINAKSKNPERALMFLELFNTDKYLNNLVNFGIEGQHYVFKDKAKGIIAPGPKAKDYSPGLGWMFGNQFINYIYENEDPNKWKNFEEYNKKALPLLSLGFNFDDSKVKTQVAACKSVWKQYIPMLETGSVDPDRYIPQAIDKFKRAGVDVIIKEAQKQYDEFLKKTGRKK; from the coding sequence ACACCGCAAAAAGACTGGGATTTAATCAATCAAAAAGTAAATGAGTACATCAAACCAAAGCTTAATGCTGAAATCAAAATGACAATGTTTGACTGGGGCGAATATAATGATAAGCTCCAGACAAAGATTGCAGCAGGTGAACCATTTGACATCTGTTTTACAGCAATCTGGACAAACAACTACAGAACTAACGTTGCAAAAGGTGCATTTTTGCCGCTCAATAAGCCCGGAAAGGACCTACTTTCTAAGTATGCACCAAAGACAAAGAAGCTTCTTGGAGATGATTTCATAAAAGGTGCATCCATTAACGGAATTCTATATGCAATTCCAGCAAACAAGGAGAAGGCTCACAACTGGGGATTCATTGTTAGAATGGACTTGGTAAAGAAGTATAAATTAGAAGACATGTTTAAAAAGGTTAAAAAATTAGAAGATTTAGAGCCATATCTTAAGGTAATCAAACAAAAAGAGCCAGGTGTATATCCACTTGGAGCATATGCTGGTGAGTCGCCAAGATTCCTTTTAGACTGGGACAAGGTTGTAGACGATGATGTTCCTGTATCACTTTATCCGAATAATAAGAGCACAAAGATTGTCAATGAACTTGAACAGCCAAATACTAAGGCACTCTTTAAGACTGTAAGAAAGTATTACTTGGCAGGATATATTAGAAAAGATGCAGCAAGTGTTACAGATTGGATGTCTGATTTAAAAGCTGGTAAAGTGTTTGTAATGCCCCAGTCACTCAAGCCAGGAAAAGATGCTGAGATGTCTATTTCAACAGGTTATGAATGGAAACAGATAGATATAACACCACCTGTTATGTCAACAAGAGAATGTATAGGTTCTATGCAGGCAATCAACGCAAAGTCAAAGAATCCAGAAAGAGCTTTGATGTTCTTAGAACTTTTCAACACAGACAAGTATCTTAACAACCTTGTAAACTTTGGTATTGAAGGTCAGCACTATGTATTTAAAGACAAAGCAAAAGGAATCATAGCTCCAGGACCAAAGGCAAAAGACTATAGCCCAGGTCTTGGCTGGATGTTTGGAAATCAGTTTATAAACTATATTTATGAAAATGAAGATCCTAACAAATGGAAGAACTTTGAAGAGTATAACAAGAAGGCACTGCCTCTTCTTAGCCTTGGATTCAACTTTGATGACTCAAAAGTAAAAACACAGGTTGCAGCATGCAAGAGCGTATGGAAGCAGTATATTCCAATGCTTGAGACAGGTAGTGTTGACCCAGACAGATACATTCCACAGGCAATTGACAAGTTCAAGAGAGCAGGTGTTGACGTTATTATAAAAGAGGCACAGAAACAGTATGACGAATTTCTGAAGAAGACAGGAAGAAAGAAATAA